A single genomic interval of Antricoccus suffuscus harbors:
- a CDS encoding cytochrome c oxidase subunit II has protein sequence MLRKRSLRSWRIAGLAVFGTLMLAGCDRARVEDALRFGWPVGITDQAEKMRVLWSWTVVAALIVGILMWGLMFWTITFHRKKSEELPRQTAYNLPIELAYTAAPFVLIAVLFYYVVVTQNFVLDKKNPDHKVDVTAFKWNWKFDYEDTTDSKTDNPVSTIGSTEEIPVLVLPAGSKILFTVHSNDVVHSFWVPEFLYKLDVFPDAPVHPGANQFMVTIKKGTEGAYVGRCAELCGTYHAQMNFEVRVVSPDKYDQYLKAREAGMINSDALKSIGEAPLATSTHPFNPSRTVDTALK, from the coding sequence GTGCTACGCAAGCGATCGCTGCGTTCCTGGCGAATCGCCGGACTGGCAGTGTTTGGCACGCTGATGCTCGCCGGCTGTGACCGGGCAAGGGTAGAAGACGCCTTGCGGTTCGGCTGGCCGGTAGGTATCACCGATCAGGCTGAAAAAATGCGCGTCCTCTGGTCGTGGACTGTCGTCGCGGCGTTGATCGTCGGCATCCTGATGTGGGGGCTGATGTTCTGGACCATCACGTTCCACCGCAAGAAGTCCGAAGAGCTTCCGCGCCAGACGGCCTACAACCTGCCGATCGAACTTGCTTACACGGCGGCGCCGTTCGTGCTGATCGCGGTGCTGTTCTACTACGTCGTGGTCACTCAGAACTTCGTACTCGACAAGAAAAACCCAGACCATAAGGTCGATGTCACCGCCTTTAAGTGGAACTGGAAGTTCGACTACGAGGACACCACTGACTCCAAAACCGATAACCCGGTGAGCACCATCGGCTCGACCGAAGAGATTCCGGTCCTGGTGTTGCCGGCCGGTTCGAAGATCCTGTTCACGGTCCACTCCAACGACGTCGTGCACTCTTTCTGGGTCCCCGAGTTCCTGTACAAGCTCGACGTATTCCCCGATGCGCCCGTGCACCCCGGCGCGAACCAGTTCATGGTCACCATCAAAAAGGGCACCGAGGGCGCGTACGTCGGCCGCTGTGCGGAGTTGTGCGGCACCTACCACGCCCAGATGAACTTCGAGGTCCGCGTCGTGTCGCCAGACAAGTACGACCAGTACCTCAAAGCGCGTGAGGCCGGGATGATCAACTCTGATGCGCTCAAGAGCATCGGTGAGGCGCCGCTAGCGACGTCCACGCATCCGTTTAATCCATCTCGCACCGTTGACACGGCGCTGAAGTAA
- a CDS encoding ubiquinol-cytochrome c reductase iron-sulfur subunit, which translates to MSGFNQPDNPTEPPADPATAGHQPSHASNGDPVSDVARERLDADQLPEISDERLQAMSQDELVDVGSKIDGVEVVSREYRLKPGSRAEKGAERRVAMCFSLAALLVLAFLVLYIWFPWKFTDTKPGEFTLASFYTPLLGFTLGGSLLLIGAGLVLWSRDLMPHEVSIQARHEGASPEIERLATAATLQQGVESIGIGRRTMIRRSLMGAGGLFGLVLLVPVIGGMIKNPYKDNALYYTAWRKNMRLVRLNGTPIRPSDMEPGALETVFPGIEGSMTPNTIADSATMLIRMHQDQADKFQARPGQEDYRWNEYVAYSKICSHLGCPVSLYEQQTGRILCPCHQSQFDVTRDAKPIFGPATRSLASLPIKLDADGYFVARHDYREAVGPAFWDRERRP; encoded by the coding sequence GTATCGGACGTCGCACGCGAGAGGCTCGACGCCGACCAGTTGCCAGAAATCTCCGACGAGCGTCTGCAGGCGATGAGTCAGGACGAACTCGTCGACGTCGGCAGCAAGATCGACGGCGTCGAGGTCGTCTCCCGCGAATACCGGCTGAAACCAGGATCGCGCGCGGAGAAGGGCGCCGAACGTCGCGTGGCAATGTGCTTCTCGCTGGCGGCACTCCTGGTCCTCGCGTTCCTCGTGCTCTATATCTGGTTCCCGTGGAAGTTCACCGATACCAAACCGGGCGAGTTCACCCTGGCGTCGTTCTATACGCCGCTGTTGGGCTTCACCCTCGGTGGTTCGCTGCTGTTGATCGGCGCCGGCCTAGTGCTGTGGTCACGCGACCTCATGCCTCATGAGGTCTCAATCCAAGCCCGCCACGAAGGTGCCTCTCCCGAGATCGAGCGGCTGGCAACGGCCGCGACGCTGCAGCAGGGCGTCGAAAGCATCGGCATCGGCCGCCGCACGATGATTCGTCGATCGCTCATGGGTGCCGGCGGCCTGTTCGGGTTGGTCCTGTTGGTTCCGGTCATCGGCGGCATGATCAAGAACCCCTACAAGGACAATGCCCTCTACTACACCGCGTGGCGCAAGAACATGCGGCTCGTTCGCCTCAACGGCACGCCTATCCGGCCAAGCGACATGGAGCCTGGCGCGCTGGAGACGGTATTCCCCGGCATTGAAGGTTCCATGACGCCCAACACGATCGCCGACTCGGCGACGATGTTGATCCGCATGCACCAGGACCAGGCCGATAAGTTCCAGGCCCGTCCGGGCCAGGAAGACTACCGGTGGAACGAGTACGTCGCGTACAGCAAAATCTGCTCGCACCTTGGATGCCCCGTCTCGCTATACGAGCAGCAGACCGGCCGCATCCTGTGCCCGTGCCACCAGAGTCAGTTTGATGTCACCCGCGATGCCAAGCCGATCTTCGGCCCGGCTACGCGGTCACTTGCCAGCCTTCCTATCAAGCTGGACGCCGACGGCTACTTCGTCGCACGGCACGACTACCGGGAAGCAGTGGGACCGGCATTTTGGGATCGGGAGCGTAGGCCATGA
- a CDS encoding cytochrome b produces the protein MTTTANPSSETGSRPPNTALGKAAAGIDDRMTMARPTRRLLNKVFPDHWSFMLGEIALYSLIMLLLTGTYLTFFFDASMKEVVYHGSYVPLQGVPMSAAYESSLNISFDVRGGLIIRQMHHWAALLFMAAIVVHMMRIFFTGAFRKPRETNWLIGCLLLLLGIGEGFMGYSLPDDLLSGTGLRIVSGIILSIPVIGTWLHYLLFGGEFPGDLIIGRFYIIHVLLLPGIILALVGVHLLLVFKQKHTQWPGAGRTEDNVIGHRFYPIFAAKGASLNMLTFGVIAGLGGLVQINPFWLYGPYNASQVSSGSQPDWYAGFGDGIARLFPSWETRLWGFTIPGPFYAVVLLGPIFIGMFAYPWIEARLTKDRAMHNLLQRPRDVPVRTALGAMSLAFYIVLVISGGNDIIAEKFDISLNAMTWIGRVGLLIAPPIAYWITYRICLGLQQHDREVLDHGIETGVLMRLPHGEYIEIHQPLGEPDEHGHGALKYGGAAVPKKMNKVGGAGRAIRGFFGPIESPPDLPQLGRGPRESADADNREPVSSRE, from the coding sequence ATGACAACCACCGCGAATCCAAGCAGCGAAACCGGATCGCGACCTCCGAACACCGCTTTGGGCAAGGCTGCCGCGGGCATCGATGATCGGATGACGATGGCGCGTCCCACGCGTCGTCTGCTCAACAAGGTGTTCCCGGACCACTGGTCGTTCATGCTCGGCGAGATCGCGCTCTACTCGCTGATCATGCTGCTGCTCACCGGCACTTATCTGACGTTCTTCTTCGACGCCTCGATGAAGGAGGTCGTCTATCACGGCTCTTACGTGCCGTTGCAGGGCGTGCCGATGTCTGCGGCGTACGAGTCGTCGCTCAACATCAGTTTCGACGTACGCGGTGGCCTGATCATCAGGCAGATGCACCACTGGGCGGCCTTGCTGTTCATGGCAGCCATCGTCGTGCACATGATGCGCATCTTCTTCACCGGCGCATTCCGCAAGCCGCGCGAGACCAACTGGCTCATCGGATGCCTGCTGTTGTTGCTGGGCATCGGCGAAGGCTTCATGGGCTACTCGCTGCCCGACGACCTGCTGTCCGGTACCGGGCTGCGCATCGTCAGCGGCATCATCTTGTCGATCCCGGTGATCGGCACCTGGCTGCACTACCTGCTCTTCGGCGGGGAGTTCCCGGGCGACTTGATTATCGGTCGGTTCTACATCATCCACGTGCTGCTACTTCCCGGCATCATCCTCGCCCTGGTCGGCGTGCACTTATTGCTGGTCTTCAAGCAGAAGCACACGCAGTGGCCGGGCGCGGGGCGCACCGAGGACAATGTCATCGGGCACCGCTTCTACCCCATCTTCGCGGCCAAGGGCGCATCGCTTAACATGCTGACCTTCGGCGTGATCGCGGGGCTCGGCGGCCTGGTGCAAATCAACCCGTTCTGGCTATACGGGCCCTATAACGCCTCGCAGGTGTCTTCCGGTTCGCAGCCGGACTGGTACGCCGGTTTCGGTGACGGTATCGCCCGATTGTTCCCGTCGTGGGAGACCCGACTATGGGGCTTCACGATTCCAGGGCCGTTCTATGCCGTCGTGCTGCTCGGCCCGATCTTCATCGGCATGTTTGCCTACCCGTGGATCGAGGCGCGACTGACCAAGGACCGCGCGATGCACAACCTCCTGCAACGTCCGCGTGACGTGCCGGTGCGGACCGCGCTTGGTGCCATGTCGCTCGCCTTCTACATCGTGCTGGTGATCTCCGGTGGCAACGACATCATTGCCGAGAAGTTCGACATCTCGCTCAACGCGATGACGTGGATCGGCCGGGTCGGGCTACTGATCGCACCGCCGATCGCCTACTGGATCACCTATCGCATTTGTCTAGGACTGCAGCAACACGACCGGGAGGTACTCGATCACGGAATCGAGACCGGCGTTCTCATGCGGCTGCCACACGGCGAATACATCGAGATCCATCAGCCGCTTGGCGAACCCGATGAGCACGGCCATGGCGCCCTGAAGTACGGCGGCGCGGCGGTGCCCAAGAAGATGAACAAGGTGGGCGGCGCCGGACGCGCGATCCGTGGCTTCTTCGGACCGATCGAGTCGCCACCGGACCTGCCTCAGCTTGGCCGCGGCCCACGTGAGTCAGCGGACGCGGACAACCGCGAGCCAGTCTCGTCACGCGAGTAA
- a CDS encoding cytochrome c oxidase subunit 4 — protein sequence MKFESILFTGCAVFFAIVAIVYAIFSDGEAVGIAALFLSGGLCLIIGGYFTFIARRIDLRPEDRSDGEIHEGAGELGFFSPGSYWPFGIALSAMMTGFGLAFWFPWLIGVGIIAIIVSAGGLLFEYYTGQNANAH from the coding sequence ATGAAGTTTGAATCAATTCTGTTCACCGGCTGCGCCGTGTTCTTTGCCATCGTCGCAATCGTGTATGCGATTTTCTCCGACGGTGAAGCGGTCGGAATCGCGGCGCTGTTCCTGTCCGGCGGGTTGTGCCTGATTATCGGTGGCTACTTCACGTTTATCGCCCGTCGCATCGACTTGCGCCCTGAGGACCGGTCCGATGGTGAGATTCACGAGGGCGCCGGCGAGCTGGGCTTCTTCAGCCCGGGCAGCTACTGGCCGTTCGGTATCGCGCTGTCGGCGATGATGACCGGGTTCGGCCTGGCATTCTGGTTCCCCTGGCTGATCGGCGTGGGAATCATCGCGATTATCGTTTCCGCAGGGGGCCTGCTGTTCGAGTACTACACCGGACAGAACGCCAACGCACACTAG
- a CDS encoding DsbA family oxidoreductase: MTATPDTQNSAIQSPRAADDAMELPASTVPLTELPIVQVHVYVDLVCPWCYIGKRRLDDAIRQFEDEGGTVEVSYLPFQLDPDAPDEPRDLMPTLEVKFGGAEKAAAAMTHICQIAATEDLEYDFDGAIAVNTMRAHRLLFAAGKQGPDVQAALVDALMDAHLCRGQDISDTDVLTELAKAAGLMLDVPAYLDGGANEDVVRQLEDEARQAGVSSVPTYVFAGRWGVSGAQEADTLVTVMRQVALNLGDVQPSGGGGCCGGGCGCG; the protein is encoded by the coding sequence GTGACTGCTACCCCAGATACCCAGAACTCCGCAATCCAGTCTCCACGCGCCGCAGACGACGCCATGGAACTGCCCGCCTCCACCGTGCCACTGACCGAGCTGCCGATCGTGCAGGTGCACGTGTACGTCGATCTCGTCTGCCCGTGGTGCTATATCGGCAAGCGCCGTCTCGACGACGCGATTCGCCAGTTCGAAGACGAGGGCGGGACCGTCGAGGTTTCCTATCTACCGTTCCAGCTCGACCCCGACGCGCCGGACGAGCCGCGCGACCTGATGCCCACTCTTGAGGTGAAGTTCGGGGGCGCAGAGAAGGCGGCGGCGGCGATGACACACATCTGCCAGATCGCGGCGACCGAGGACCTCGAGTACGACTTCGACGGCGCTATCGCGGTCAACACGATGCGCGCGCATCGCCTGCTGTTCGCGGCCGGCAAGCAGGGCCCCGACGTACAGGCGGCCCTCGTCGACGCGCTCATGGACGCGCATCTGTGCCGCGGCCAGGACATCAGCGACACCGACGTGCTGACCGAGCTGGCCAAGGCTGCCGGTCTCATGCTCGACGTGCCGGCGTACCTCGATGGCGGTGCCAACGAGGACGTTGTGCGTCAGCTCGAGGACGAGGCACGACAGGCGGGCGTCAGCTCGGTGCCCACTTATGTCTTCGCGGGCAGGTGGGGCGTCAGCGGCGCGCAGGAGGCCGACACGCTCGTCACGGTAATGCGACAGGTCGCACTCAATCTAGGCGACGTACAGCCCTCTGGTGGCGGCGGATGCTGCGGTGGCGGCTGCGGCTGCGGCTGA